The sequence TGCTGATATGGGGACTAGCCACCCTGACAGGGTTTACAAAAGTACCAGCGGCTTTGGTCTTTCAATCAACCAGGATGAGTTTGTCAGCCAGACAGAAGTAGAGGTGAAGGCAACTGAAAGATATAAAAGTAAGGTTCTGCCTTTCCTGGCCAAATGTATGACTGCTGGAGATATCGATGGGGACTTGCATGATGAAATTATAGTTTCCACGAACACAAAACTGTATATTTATCGTTTGCGGGATGAAAAAATTGAGCTCCTTGATACTGTTGCTCTACCAGGAGGCTTAAAGGTTCACGCAGTAAATGTTGCAGATCTGGATAATAATGGGGTGATGGAAATATACCTGAGTAGCACCAGAAAAGAAGAGCCTCGTTCTTCTATTCTGGAATGGCATCCTGTAACCGGAGTGAAGTGGTTATATGAAAATGTGTACTGGTATTTGAGGCCTGTCAATATCCCGGGTGAAGGTGTGGTTCTGGCAGGACAGCAAAGCGGAGTTTCTGGAATGACAGCACCTGGTATCTATCGATTGACTGCGGGGGAAGGAGGAAAGGTTGCAGTTGGTGAACGCTTTTCGCTTCCGGAGTCAGTTGATTTGTTCGATTTTGTTTTTGCAGATTTTGGCGGGGATAAGATGGTGGAGGTTGCAACGATCAATAAGAAGGAACAGCTGCAGGTGTACAATTCTGATTTAAAGTTACTTTACACCTCACCATCTGGCTTTGGCGGCAAGGAGTTACTCAAAGAATATACTGCCCACATTCGTCTGGTTGTCTCAGATTTTGACAACAATGGTCATGATGACATTCTTATCGTCGATAATGAGCTTTATTCTCCGGAGATGATGAATAAAACCCGTTTATATAAAAATGGTCAGGTCCGCGGCTTGAGTTGGGACGGTGTGGGGTTTGCAGAGGTGTGGCATACAAATCTTTTCCCGAATTCCATTATCGATTTTCAGTTTTTTTCTACTTCAAAGATAGATGGGGTTGGGATCGGTCGACTTTTTATTGTTGAACCTGAAAAGGGTGATCTGTTGGAAAAAATTTTCCTCGGTGCGGGAGGGAGTCGTCTGTCTGTATATGGAATGAATTTTATTCCAAAAAGGAATTAGTGACAGTGATACGGGAAAGAGTATAAAAATTTAAACTTTTTATGAAAAAAACTTGACAGGAGCTTGTGCTGCAGATATCATCCATTAAATTGTTTAGTAGACATGGTTGTCTTGTCACCATTGGCGAGCAGCTGAGACGACGCCTTCAGTTTGGTGAAGGTGAAAATTTAAGGAGATAAAAGAGATGAAAAAAGTAATTTGCGCTGTTGCTGCTTTTGCTATGGTTGCTGGTGTCGCTACTGTTGCTTCTGCAGAGGTGAAGTTGAGTGGTGATGCCCGTGCTCGTTTAATTTACAAGGATAACGGTGTAAAAGATTCTTATTCCAAATGGGATTCTCGTTTTCGTGTTGTACTTTCAGCAAGCACTGAGAGTGGAGTTTATGGTAAAGCGCGACTTCGTTTCCTTGATGGTGGATGGGATGGTTCTGGATTGTATGCACCAAGTGGAAAAGTGGCAACAACTACCACAACGCTTCAGAATGCAGCTGGCGAGGACGTTCAAGTTCTTACCAGCCAGACAAATAATAACGTCTGGACAGATTACGCATATTTAGGTTTTAAGACTGGTGCTCTTGATGTAAGTGCAGGACGTCAGCCAACCAACTTCTCAAAATGGTTTAGCTGGGATCAACGTGCAGACCGTCTGAAAGTAATGTACAAAGCTAACGGAATGGTTTTGGCATATACTTATGATCAGCTGAGAGAAACCAATGATTTAAATGATGACAAGTATGTCAATGGTATAACCTATAAGCAGAAATTTAATGATTCCATTAGCATGGGCGTTCGTGCAGTATACGTTATGGATGACATGAATGATAACCGTGATGGTATCAAAGCGTCTGTAAACCTTCCAATGAACTTTGGTGGAAACCAGATTATGGTTGAGGGTTCTTATATAGAAGGTGATGTTATTAACAGTGCAGATGACGCCATGGGTGCTTATGCTTCCTGGAGTTCTAACTTCGGTTCTGTGACCCCAACTGTAATGGTTGGTATGACACAGGATGGTTACATGGCTGATGATGATTTTGGTTGGATCATGATCGGTGCCGCCTGGGGTATCACAGAGATAGCACAGGTTGGTCAGGGTGGCGATACTATCTTTGGTGCCTTCACTGCAGACATGGCAGTGTCTGAACAACTTTCATTACAAGGAAACTTGGTTTATATGGATGTTGATGCTGCTCTTGATGACTCTGTTATTGAGGTTTCTGGTATGGTCAACTACGAAGTAGTTAAGGGAGCAGACCTTAGTTTTAAACTTGGTTACCTTGATTATGCCGATTCTGATTCAGTAATGAATGGTGTAGTTAGATTGGATGTTGGTTTCTAATTTTTAATCAACAGCAATTGTTTTACTAGATTCAGCAGTATGATAAAAACGAGTTCTCATTGAGGACTCGTTTTTTTTTGTCCTTTATTCTTCCTTGAATCCCTTTCTTCTCTTGTCTTCTCTATATAATAAAAACCGCTGGGGAGTCTTTCTTGTAGTTGCGGTGGGGGTATTTCTCTCCACCATGGATAGTTCTATGATTAATGTGGCACTCCCTTCTATTATGCGGAGTTTTGGGACAAGCCTGCCGCAAACGGAATGGGTGGTTTTGATTTATCTTCTTACCATTACTGTTTTTTTGCTGTTTTGGGGACGGATAGCGGATTCACTGGGACTGAGTTCTGTCTATATTGTTGGGATGGCAGTATTTTCTGTTGGTTCTGTGGCCTGTTATTTTTCAGTAACATTAGTGCAACTTATTGCTTTCAGGTTCATACAGGCCATGGGGGCTTCAATGATGATGGCCACTGGACCAGCAATTATTAAAATGGTGTTTCCTATTGACCAGTTGGGGAAAGCTCTTGGGTTGATCGGTGTCTCTACCTCGGTGGGGCTGATGACTGGGCCTCTGATTTCCGGCTTCCTGATTCATAGCTATTCCTGGCGTGAGATTTTCCTGGTTACCCTCCCTGTGAGCCTGTTTGCATGTGGCGCAG comes from Desulfocapsa sulfexigens DSM 10523 and encodes:
- a CDS encoding FG-GAP-like repeat-containing protein, with amino-acid sequence MMDSSLKKSVVIFLMSLVCSVATTAVFATEVRQVVFYPTDVSDAGDFAYLRDSVRLMLASRLSAVAGGEVRFEDGVNKGRDFTFFRVMSSVVSTKEGIRLSVKAFKPSEDVSLQFQSMANESTEIMKALDVLVEDVGTMLFQVEPPKAIIREPEKEEKDVADMGTSHPDRVYKSTSGFGLSINQDEFVSQTEVEVKATERYKSKVLPFLAKCMTAGDIDGDLHDEIIVSTNTKLYIYRLRDEKIELLDTVALPGGLKVHAVNVADLDNNGVMEIYLSSTRKEEPRSSILEWHPVTGVKWLYENVYWYLRPVNIPGEGVVLAGQQSGVSGMTAPGIYRLTAGEGGKVAVGERFSLPESVDLFDFVFADFGGDKMVEVATINKKEQLQVYNSDLKLLYTSPSGFGGKELLKEYTAHIRLVVSDFDNNGHDDILIVDNELYSPEMMNKTRLYKNGQVRGLSWDGVGFAEVWHTNLFPNSIIDFQFFSTSKIDGVGIGRLFIVEPEKGDLLEKIFLGAGGSRLSVYGMNFIPKRN